The Terriglobia bacterium nucleotide sequence AAATCGCCGGCCAGCATGCATCGCACCGACAATTCCACGCCCCCTCCGGCCAAGGCCGCCGCCTCCACGGCTTCCTCCAGGCCTTTGCCCGGCCCCGCAACCTGGCCGACCCAGTGCAGGCGCAGCGCTGTATTGGCCGGACGCTGTGGCGGCGGCAGTAGGCGTACGGCCTGCGCTCGCGGGAAAACGTTGTACAGGACCGCGGGCGCGATCTGGTACTGCTGCTGAAGCTGCGCCGCCATGGCGCGCGATGCGGTGGAGACGTAGTCGCAGGCGGGCAGGTACGCACGCTCGACCGAGCGGACCATCGCCGCCGCGGAATCATCCACTTCAGCCAGCAGGTCCTCGCAGTCGAATCCCAGGCGCGCGTTCCATTGGCGCGCCGCCCGTGCCGCTACGCCCAGGACGGGCTGGGTGTGCGCCACGAACCAGTCGGCCGGCTCCGCCAGCGCGAACCGCAAGAGTTGCGGCGCCGCTTCGCAGAGCGCATTCTCCGCCGCGCCCGAAGAGCCGGTGCGCCGGAACGCCGCGGCCGCCATGGCACGCCGGAGGCGATGAGGAACGGCGCGCAGACGATGGGGCCACGGCGAACGCAGGATGCTGGCCGATTGCAACCGCCACCGGCGCGCGGCCACGAGTTTCTCGTCGTCGGCGATCAGCGCAGGCACTGCACGGACAGCAATCACCCGCACGTCGTGCCCCCGTTCGGCGAGCGCGTCGGCTTCCCGC carries:
- a CDS encoding glycosyltransferase — its product is MRVCLIGATHPCHNPRLVREADALAERGHDVRVIAVRAVPALIADDEKLVAARRWRLQSASILRSPWPHRLRAVPHRLRRAMAAAAFRRTGSSGAAENALCEAAPQLLRFALAEPADWFVAHTQPVLGVAARAARQWNARLGFDCEDLLAEVDDSAAAMVRSVERAYLPACDYVSTASRAMAAQLQQQYQIAPAVLYNVFPRAQAVRLLPPPQRPANTALRLHWVGQVAGPGKGLEEAVEAAALAGGGVELSVRCMLAGDFGVKFERMAREKNVPLTFLPHVHHDELAGAMGSFDVGLALERLTNPNSSITVSNKLFLYMLAGLALAASDTPGQREVMEQAPTAGFVYPCGRPDLLAAQLRRWRDDRSGLRAAQSAAWQAAHDRFCWDVEKLRYLELLERPLARPARASTS